One window of Grus americana isolate bGruAme1 chromosome 18, bGruAme1.mat, whole genome shotgun sequence genomic DNA carries:
- the SGSH gene encoding N-sulphoglucosamine sulphohydrolase isoform X1, translating into MRPWALVLLLGALRSGGAPARNVLLLLADDGGFESGAYNNSAIRTPNLDALARRSVVFQNAFTSVSSCSPSRASILTGLPQHQNGMYGLHQDVHHFNSFDSVRSLPRLLSQARVRTGIIGKKHVGPEAVYPFDFAYTEENSSVLQVGRNITRIKVLVRQFLQSQDERPFFLYVAFHDPHRCGHSQPQYGAFCEKFGNGESGMGWIPDWKPQLYHPEQVQVPHFVPDTPAARADLAAQYTTIGRMDQGIGLVLEELRHAGFHNSTLVIYTSDNGIPFPSGRTNLYRSGTAEPLLLSSPEHSERWGQVSQAFASLLDLTPTILDWFSIPYPSYSIFGTKRVQLTGKSLLPALESEQPWATAFSSQSHHEDFYVSPTFQDLLNRTRAGQPTHWNKTLHQYYYRDRWELFDCSRDPAESQNLAPDPRYAAIFQQLRTQLLKWQWDTGDPWVCAPDAVLEEKLSPQCRPLHNEL; encoded by the exons atGCGGCCCTGggcgctggtgctgctgctgggcgcGCTCCGGAGCGGCGGAGCCCCGGCCCGCAACGTGCTGCTCCTCCTGG CGGACGACGGTGGCTTTGAGAGCGGCGCCTACAACAACTCAGCCATCCGGACACCCAACCTGGATGCGCTGGCCCGGCGCAGCGTGGTCTTCCAGAACGCCTTCACCTCCGTCAGCAGCTGCTCCCCCAGCCGGGCCAGCATCCTGACCGGCTTACCCCAG CACCAGAATGGGATGTACGGGCTGCACCAGGACGTGCACCACTTCAACTCCTTCGATAGCGTGCGGAGCCTGCCCCGGCTGCTCAGCCAAGCACGCGTCCGGACAG GGATAATTGGGAAGAAGCATGTTGGGCCCGAGGCTGTCTACCCCTTCGACTTCGCCTACACAGAGGAGAACAGCTCGGTCTTGCAGGTTGGGAGAAACATCACTCGAATCAAAGTGCTCGTCCGGCAgttcctgcagagccaggacGAGAG GCCTTTCTTCCTCTACGTTGCCTTCCACGACCCCCACCGCTGCGGGCACTCCCAGCCCCAATACGGGGCCTTTTGTGAGAAATTCGGTAACGGAGAGAGCGGCATGGGCTGGATCCCCGACTGGAAGCCACAGCTCTACCACCCAGAGCAAGTGCAG GTCCCCCACTTCGTTCCAGACACGCCGGCCGCCCGGGCGGACCTGGCAGCCCAGTACACAACCATCGGGCGCATGGACCAAG GGATCGGGCTGGTCCTGGAGGAGCTGCGGCACGCCGGCTTCCACAACAGCACGCTGGTGATCTACACCTCCGACAACggcatccccttccccagcggCAGGACCAACCTCTACCGGTCGGGCACCGCCGAGcccctgctgctctcctccccgGAGCACAGCGAGCGCTGGGGGCAGGTCAGCCAGGCCTTCGCCTCCCTCCTGG aTCTCACGCCGACCATTTTGGACTGGTTCTCCATCCCCTACCCTTCTTACAGCATCTTTGGCACAAAGCGGGTGCAGCTCACCGGAAAGTCTCTCCTGCCAGCGCTGGAGTCGGAGCAGCCCTGGGCCACTGCCTTCAGCAGCCAGAGCCACCACGAG GACTTCTACGTCTCGCCCACTTTCCAAGACCTGCTCAACCGCACCAGGGCCGGGCAGCCAACCCACTGGAACAAGACCCTGCACCAGTACTACTACAGGGACCGCTGGGAGCTCTTTGACTGCAGCCGCGACCCCGCCGAGAGCCAGAACCTGGCCCCCGACCCCCGCTACGCCGCCATCTTCCAGCAGCTTCGCACGCAGCTCCTGAAGTGGCAGTGGGACACGGGTGACCCCTGGGTGTGTGCCCCCGACGCTGTCCTGGAGGAGAAACTGAGCCCCCAGTGCCGGCCGCTGCACAACGAGCTGTGA
- the SGSH gene encoding N-sulphoglucosamine sulphohydrolase isoform X2 — protein sequence MRPWALVLLLGALRSGGAPARNVLLLLADDGGFESGAYNNSAIRTPNLDALARRSVVFQNAFTSVSSCSPSRASILTGLPQHQNGMYGLHQDVHHFNSFDSVRSLPRLLSQARVRTGIIGKKHVGPEAVYPFDFAYTEENSSVLQVGRNITRIKVLVRQFLQSQDERPFFLYVAFHDPHRCGHSQPQYGAFCEKFGNGESGMGWIPDWKPQLYHPEQVQVPHFVPDTPAARADLAAQYTTIGRMDQGIGLVLEELRHAGFHNSTLVIYTSDNGIPFPSGRTNLYRSGTAEPLLLSSPEHSERWGQVSQAFASLLDLTPTILDWFSIPYPSYSIFGTKRVQLTGKSLLPALESEQPWATAFSSQSHHEVTMYYPMRAVQHQQFRLIHNLNYKMPFPIDQDFYVSPTFQDLLNRTRAGQPTHWNKTLHQYYYRDRWELFDCSRDPAESQNLAPDPRYAAIFQQLRTQLLKWQWDTGDPWVCAPDAVLEEKLSPQCRPLHNEL from the exons atGCGGCCCTGggcgctggtgctgctgctgggcgcGCTCCGGAGCGGCGGAGCCCCGGCCCGCAACGTGCTGCTCCTCCTGG CGGACGACGGTGGCTTTGAGAGCGGCGCCTACAACAACTCAGCCATCCGGACACCCAACCTGGATGCGCTGGCCCGGCGCAGCGTGGTCTTCCAGAACGCCTTCACCTCCGTCAGCAGCTGCTCCCCCAGCCGGGCCAGCATCCTGACCGGCTTACCCCAG CACCAGAATGGGATGTACGGGCTGCACCAGGACGTGCACCACTTCAACTCCTTCGATAGCGTGCGGAGCCTGCCCCGGCTGCTCAGCCAAGCACGCGTCCGGACAG GGATAATTGGGAAGAAGCATGTTGGGCCCGAGGCTGTCTACCCCTTCGACTTCGCCTACACAGAGGAGAACAGCTCGGTCTTGCAGGTTGGGAGAAACATCACTCGAATCAAAGTGCTCGTCCGGCAgttcctgcagagccaggacGAGAG GCCTTTCTTCCTCTACGTTGCCTTCCACGACCCCCACCGCTGCGGGCACTCCCAGCCCCAATACGGGGCCTTTTGTGAGAAATTCGGTAACGGAGAGAGCGGCATGGGCTGGATCCCCGACTGGAAGCCACAGCTCTACCACCCAGAGCAAGTGCAG GTCCCCCACTTCGTTCCAGACACGCCGGCCGCCCGGGCGGACCTGGCAGCCCAGTACACAACCATCGGGCGCATGGACCAAG GGATCGGGCTGGTCCTGGAGGAGCTGCGGCACGCCGGCTTCCACAACAGCACGCTGGTGATCTACACCTCCGACAACggcatccccttccccagcggCAGGACCAACCTCTACCGGTCGGGCACCGCCGAGcccctgctgctctcctccccgGAGCACAGCGAGCGCTGGGGGCAGGTCAGCCAGGCCTTCGCCTCCCTCCTGG aTCTCACGCCGACCATTTTGGACTGGTTCTCCATCCCCTACCCTTCTTACAGCATCTTTGGCACAAAGCGGGTGCAGCTCACCGGAAAGTCTCTCCTGCCAGCGCTGGAGTCGGAGCAGCCCTGGGCCACTGCCTTCAGCAGCCAGAGCCACCACGAGGTGACCATGTACTACCCCATGCGAGCCGTCCAGCACCAGCAGTTCCGCCTCATTCACAACCTCAACTACAAGATGCCCTTTCCCATCGACCAGGACTTCTACGTCTCGCCCACTTTCCAAGACCTGCTCAACCGCACCAGGGCCGGGCAGCCAACCCACTGGAACAAGACCCTGCACCAGTACTACTACAGGGACCGCTGGGAGCTCTTTGACTGCAGCCGCGACCCCGCCGAGAGCCAGAACCTGGCCCCCGACCCCCGCTACGCCGCCATCTTCCAGCAGCTTCGCACGCAGCTCCTGAAGTGGCAGTGGGACACGGGTGACCCCTGGGTGTGTGCCCCCGACGCTGTCCTGGAGGAGAAACTGAGCCCCCAGTGCCGGCCGCTGCACAACGAGCTGTGA
- the SGSH gene encoding N-sulphoglucosamine sulphohydrolase isoform X3, which yields MRPWALVLLLGALRSGGAPARNVLLLLADDGGFESGAYNNSAIRTPNLDALARRSVVFQNAFTSVSSCSPSRASILTGLPQHQNGMYGLHQDVHHFNSFDSVRSLPRLLSQARVRTGIIGKKHVGPEAVYPFDFAYTEENSSVLQVGRNITRIKVLVRQFLQSQDERPFFLYVAFHDPHRCGHSQPQYGAFCEKFGNGESGMGWIPDWKPQLYHPEQVQVPHFVPDTPAARADLAAQYTTIGRMDQGIGLVLEELRHAGFHNSTLVIYTSDNGIPFPSGRTNLYRSGTAEPLLLSSPEHSERWGQVSQAFASLLASLAQSGCSSPESLSCQRWSRSSPGPLPSAARATTRTSTSRPLSKTCSTAPGPGSQPTGTRPCTSTTTGTAGSSLTAAATPPRARTWPPTPATPPSSSSFARSS from the exons atGCGGCCCTGggcgctggtgctgctgctgggcgcGCTCCGGAGCGGCGGAGCCCCGGCCCGCAACGTGCTGCTCCTCCTGG CGGACGACGGTGGCTTTGAGAGCGGCGCCTACAACAACTCAGCCATCCGGACACCCAACCTGGATGCGCTGGCCCGGCGCAGCGTGGTCTTCCAGAACGCCTTCACCTCCGTCAGCAGCTGCTCCCCCAGCCGGGCCAGCATCCTGACCGGCTTACCCCAG CACCAGAATGGGATGTACGGGCTGCACCAGGACGTGCACCACTTCAACTCCTTCGATAGCGTGCGGAGCCTGCCCCGGCTGCTCAGCCAAGCACGCGTCCGGACAG GGATAATTGGGAAGAAGCATGTTGGGCCCGAGGCTGTCTACCCCTTCGACTTCGCCTACACAGAGGAGAACAGCTCGGTCTTGCAGGTTGGGAGAAACATCACTCGAATCAAAGTGCTCGTCCGGCAgttcctgcagagccaggacGAGAG GCCTTTCTTCCTCTACGTTGCCTTCCACGACCCCCACCGCTGCGGGCACTCCCAGCCCCAATACGGGGCCTTTTGTGAGAAATTCGGTAACGGAGAGAGCGGCATGGGCTGGATCCCCGACTGGAAGCCACAGCTCTACCACCCAGAGCAAGTGCAG GTCCCCCACTTCGTTCCAGACACGCCGGCCGCCCGGGCGGACCTGGCAGCCCAGTACACAACCATCGGGCGCATGGACCAAG GGATCGGGCTGGTCCTGGAGGAGCTGCGGCACGCCGGCTTCCACAACAGCACGCTGGTGATCTACACCTCCGACAACggcatccccttccccagcggCAGGACCAACCTCTACCGGTCGGGCACCGCCGAGcccctgctgctctcctccccgGAGCACAGCGAGCGCTGGGGGCAGGTCAGCCAGGCCTTCGCCTCCCTCCTGG CATCTTTGGCACAAAGCGGGTGCAGCTCACCGGAAAGTCTCTCCTGCCAGCGCTGGAGTCGGAGCAGCCCTGGGCCACTGCCTTCAGCAGCCAGAGCCACCACGAG GACTTCTACGTCTCGCCCACTTTCCAAGACCTGCTCAACCGCACCAGGGCCGGGCAGCCAACCCACTGGAACAAGACCCTGCACCAGTACTACTACAGGGACCGCTGGGAGCTCTTTGACTGCAGCCGCGACCCCGCCGAGAGCCAGAACCTGGCCCCCGACCCCCGCTACGCCGCCATCTTCCAGCAGCTTCGCACGCAGCTCCTGA
- the SLC26A11 gene encoding sodium-independent sulfate anion transporter isoform X1, with amino-acid sequence MRRELPAPRQGTGSARRLPRSPGRAAPGTAGVPGPPGPGPLCGGVLPPPGPAAGPLLPRPAGGSGPGGRGGAGGAAGLGDAAPAMPAEGPRQRGQSCPCPGVQTKLPVLRWLPRYSLAWLQLDLIAGLTVGLTVVPQALAYAEVAGLPLQYGLYSSFMGCFVYCFLGTAKDVTLGPTAIMSLLVSSYAFHEPVYAILLAFLSGCIQLAMGLLHLGFLLDFISCPVIKGFTSAASITISFNQVKNILGLQGIPRQFFLQVYETLRRIGDTRAGDAVLGLACLAALAGLRAMKSHLPQTARTESLAARVSYLIVWTSATARNALIVLFAGLVAYSFQVMGSQPFMLTGSIPQGLPAFRLPCFSMTAPNGTIPFRSMVEDMGVGLAVVPLMGLLETVAIAKAFASQNDYRIDPNQELLAMGFANILGSFVSSYPITGSFGRTAVNAQSGVCTPAGGLVTGALVLLSLAYLTSLFYYIPKAALAAVIISAVVPMFDAGIFRMLWRVKRLDLVPLCVTFLLCFWEVQYGIVAGVLVSGVLLLYSIARPPIKVLEGDVLLVQPQSSLHFPAIECLRDTVCNRALAAASPPRFVILDCSHISSIDYTVVVGLAELLQELRKRGLSLAFCSLQDPVLQVLLSADLEGFQHFPSREEAERCRGAEPGGGGAAPFASTSESSLLPAGLIQ; translated from the exons ATGCGCCGGGAGCTGCCGGCCCCGCGGCAGGGAACGGGGTCGGCCCGGCGGCTCCCGCGCAGCCCCGGCAGAGCCGCCCCCGGCACCGCGGGGGTGCCCGGCCCGCCTGGCCCCGGCCCGCTCTGCGGGGGCGTCCTGCCGCCTCCCGGGCCGGCTGCCGGCCCTCTTCTGCCCCGGCCAGCGGGCGGCTCCGGAccgggcgggcggggcggggcaggAGGGGCGGCCGGGCTGGGGGACGCCGCTCCGGCCATGCCCGCGGAGGGTCCCCGGCAGCGCGGGCAGAGCTGCCCGTGCCCGGGGGTGCAGACGAAGCTGCCGGTCCTGCGCTGGCTCCCGCGCTATTccctggcctggctgcagctcgACCTGATCGCCGGCCTGACCGTGGGGCTCACCGTCGTGCCGCAGGCGCTGGCGTACGCCGAGGTGGCCGGGCTGCCGCTCCAG TACGGCCTCTATTCCTCCTTCATGGGCTGCTTTGTCTACTGCTTCCTGGGCACCGCCAAGGACGTGACGCTGGGTCCCACAGCCATCATGTCGCTGCTTGTCTCCTCTTACGCGTTCCACGAGCCCGTCTATGCCATCCTGCTCGCCTTCCTCTctggctgcatccagctcgcCATGGGGCTCCTGCACCTCG GCTTCCTTCTGGACTTCATTTCCTGCCCAGTCATTAAAGGCTTTACGTCAGCTGCTTCCATCACCATTAGCTTCAACCAGGTCAAG AacatcctggggctgcagggaatCCCTCGGCAGTTTTTCCTGCAGGTGTATGAAACGCTACGGAGGATCGGGGACACCAG GGCCGGGGACGCTGTCCTGGGGCTGGCCTGCCTGGCCGCGCTGGCAGGGCTCCGGGCGATGAAGAGCCACCTGCCCCAAACTGCCCGTACGGAGTCGCTGGCTGCCAGGGTCAGCTACCTGATCGTCTGGACCTCTGCCACGG cacGCAACGCCCTCATAGTCCTGTTTGCTGGGCTGGTTGCTTACTCCTTCCAGGTGATGGGCTCCCAGCCGTTCATGCTCACCGGCAGCATCCCCCAGGGCCTCCCTGCCTTCCGGCTGCCGTGCTTCTCCATGACTGCACCCAATGGCACCATCCCCTTCAGGAGCATGGTGGAG GACATGGGGGTCGGGCTGGCCGTGGTCCCGCTCATGGGCCTGCTGGAGACCGTTGCGATTGCCAAGGCTTTTG CCTCGCAGAACGATTACAGGATTGACCCcaaccaggagctgctggctaTGG GCTTCGCCAACATCTTGGGCTCCTTCGTCTCATCGTATCCCATCACGGGCAGCTTTGGCCG GACAGCAGTGAACGCACAATCGGGCGTCTGCACCCCCGCGGGAGGGCTCGTCACAG GCGCCCTGGTCCTGCTCTCGCTGGCGTACCTCACCTCGCTCTTCTACTACATCCCCAAAGCAGCGCTGGCCGCTGTCATCATCTCAGCTGTGGTCCCCATGTTTGACGCTGGGATCTTCAGGATGCTCTGGCGGGTTAAGA GGCTGGACCTTGTACCCCTCTGCGTGACGTTCTTGCTCTGTTTCTGGGAGGTCCAGTACGGCATCGTGGCCGGGGTGCTGGTCTCAGGGGTTCTCCTGCTCTACTCCATTGCCAGGCCCCCAATAAAG GTGTTGGAGGGGGACGTGCTCCTCGTGCAGCCGCAGAGCAGCCTGCACTTCCCAGCCATCGAGTGCCTCCGGGACACCGTGTGCAACCGCGCCCTGGCAG CAGCATCTCCACCACGCTTTGTCATCCTGGACTGTTCTCACATCAGCAGCATCGATTACAcggtggtggtggggctggcagagctgctgcaggagctgcgcAAGCGTGGCCTCTCGCTGGCCTTCTGCAGCCTGCAG GACCCTGTTCTCCAAGTCCTGCTGTCCGCAGACTTAGAAGGATTCCAGCATTTCCCCAGCCGGGAGGAGGCAG AGCGGTGCAGAGGAGCGGAGCCGGGGGGTGGTGGGGCAGCCCCCTTTGCCAGCACCAGCGAGAGCTCACTGCTGCCCGCGGGGCTCATCCAGTGA
- the SLC26A11 gene encoding sodium-independent sulfate anion transporter isoform X2: MRRELPAPRQGTGSARRLPRSPGRAAPGTAGVPGPPGPGPLCGGVLPPPGPAAGPLLPRPAGGSGPGGRGGAGGAAGLGDAAPAMPAEGPRQRGQSCPCPGVQTKLPVLRWLPRYSLAWLQLDLIAGLTVGLTVVPQALAYAEVAGLPLQYGLYSSFMGCFVYCFLGTAKDVTLGPTAIMSLLVSSYAFHEPVYAILLAFLSGCIQLAMGLLHLGFLLDFISCPVIKGFTSAASITISFNQVKNILGLQGIPRQFFLQVYETLRRIGDTRAGDAVLGLACLAALAGLRAMKSHLPQTARTESLAARVSYLIVWTSATARNALIVLFAGLVAYSFQVMGSQPFMLTGSIPQGLPAFRLPCFSMTAPNGTIPFRSMVEDMGVGLAVVPLMGLLETVAIAKAFASQNDYRIDPNQELLAMGFANILGSFVSSYPITGSFGRTAVNAQSGVCTPAGGLVTGALVLLSLAYLTSLFYYIPKAALAAVIISAVVPMFDAGIFRMLWRVKRLDLVPLCVTFLLCFWEVQYGIVAGVLVSGVLLLYSIARPPIKVLEGDVLLVQPQSSLHFPAIECLRDTVCNRALAASPPRFVILDCSHISSIDYTVVVGLAELLQELRKRGLSLAFCSLQDPVLQVLLSADLEGFQHFPSREEAERCRGAEPGGGGAAPFASTSESSLLPAGLIQ; the protein is encoded by the exons ATGCGCCGGGAGCTGCCGGCCCCGCGGCAGGGAACGGGGTCGGCCCGGCGGCTCCCGCGCAGCCCCGGCAGAGCCGCCCCCGGCACCGCGGGGGTGCCCGGCCCGCCTGGCCCCGGCCCGCTCTGCGGGGGCGTCCTGCCGCCTCCCGGGCCGGCTGCCGGCCCTCTTCTGCCCCGGCCAGCGGGCGGCTCCGGAccgggcgggcggggcggggcaggAGGGGCGGCCGGGCTGGGGGACGCCGCTCCGGCCATGCCCGCGGAGGGTCCCCGGCAGCGCGGGCAGAGCTGCCCGTGCCCGGGGGTGCAGACGAAGCTGCCGGTCCTGCGCTGGCTCCCGCGCTATTccctggcctggctgcagctcgACCTGATCGCCGGCCTGACCGTGGGGCTCACCGTCGTGCCGCAGGCGCTGGCGTACGCCGAGGTGGCCGGGCTGCCGCTCCAG TACGGCCTCTATTCCTCCTTCATGGGCTGCTTTGTCTACTGCTTCCTGGGCACCGCCAAGGACGTGACGCTGGGTCCCACAGCCATCATGTCGCTGCTTGTCTCCTCTTACGCGTTCCACGAGCCCGTCTATGCCATCCTGCTCGCCTTCCTCTctggctgcatccagctcgcCATGGGGCTCCTGCACCTCG GCTTCCTTCTGGACTTCATTTCCTGCCCAGTCATTAAAGGCTTTACGTCAGCTGCTTCCATCACCATTAGCTTCAACCAGGTCAAG AacatcctggggctgcagggaatCCCTCGGCAGTTTTTCCTGCAGGTGTATGAAACGCTACGGAGGATCGGGGACACCAG GGCCGGGGACGCTGTCCTGGGGCTGGCCTGCCTGGCCGCGCTGGCAGGGCTCCGGGCGATGAAGAGCCACCTGCCCCAAACTGCCCGTACGGAGTCGCTGGCTGCCAGGGTCAGCTACCTGATCGTCTGGACCTCTGCCACGG cacGCAACGCCCTCATAGTCCTGTTTGCTGGGCTGGTTGCTTACTCCTTCCAGGTGATGGGCTCCCAGCCGTTCATGCTCACCGGCAGCATCCCCCAGGGCCTCCCTGCCTTCCGGCTGCCGTGCTTCTCCATGACTGCACCCAATGGCACCATCCCCTTCAGGAGCATGGTGGAG GACATGGGGGTCGGGCTGGCCGTGGTCCCGCTCATGGGCCTGCTGGAGACCGTTGCGATTGCCAAGGCTTTTG CCTCGCAGAACGATTACAGGATTGACCCcaaccaggagctgctggctaTGG GCTTCGCCAACATCTTGGGCTCCTTCGTCTCATCGTATCCCATCACGGGCAGCTTTGGCCG GACAGCAGTGAACGCACAATCGGGCGTCTGCACCCCCGCGGGAGGGCTCGTCACAG GCGCCCTGGTCCTGCTCTCGCTGGCGTACCTCACCTCGCTCTTCTACTACATCCCCAAAGCAGCGCTGGCCGCTGTCATCATCTCAGCTGTGGTCCCCATGTTTGACGCTGGGATCTTCAGGATGCTCTGGCGGGTTAAGA GGCTGGACCTTGTACCCCTCTGCGTGACGTTCTTGCTCTGTTTCTGGGAGGTCCAGTACGGCATCGTGGCCGGGGTGCTGGTCTCAGGGGTTCTCCTGCTCTACTCCATTGCCAGGCCCCCAATAAAG GTGTTGGAGGGGGACGTGCTCCTCGTGCAGCCGCAGAGCAGCCTGCACTTCCCAGCCATCGAGTGCCTCCGGGACACCGTGTGCAACCGCGCCCTGGCAG CATCTCCACCACGCTTTGTCATCCTGGACTGTTCTCACATCAGCAGCATCGATTACAcggtggtggtggggctggcagagctgctgcaggagctgcgcAAGCGTGGCCTCTCGCTGGCCTTCTGCAGCCTGCAG GACCCTGTTCTCCAAGTCCTGCTGTCCGCAGACTTAGAAGGATTCCAGCATTTCCCCAGCCGGGAGGAGGCAG AGCGGTGCAGAGGAGCGGAGCCGGGGGGTGGTGGGGCAGCCCCCTTTGCCAGCACCAGCGAGAGCTCACTGCTGCCCGCGGGGCTCATCCAGTGA
- the SLC26A11 gene encoding sodium-independent sulfate anion transporter isoform X3, which produces MRRELPAPRQGTGSARRLPRSPGRAAPGTAGVPGPPGPGPLCGGVLPPPGPAAGPLLPRPAGGSGPGGRGGAGGAAGLGDAAPAMPAEGPRQRGQSCPCPGVQTKLPVLRWLPRYSLAWLQLDLIAGLTVGLTVVPQALAYAEVAGLPLQNILGLQGIPRQFFLQVYETLRRIGDTRAGDAVLGLACLAALAGLRAMKSHLPQTARTESLAARVSYLIVWTSATARNALIVLFAGLVAYSFQVMGSQPFMLTGSIPQGLPAFRLPCFSMTAPNGTIPFRSMVEDMGVGLAVVPLMGLLETVAIAKAFASQNDYRIDPNQELLAMGFANILGSFVSSYPITGSFGRTAVNAQSGVCTPAGGLVTGALVLLSLAYLTSLFYYIPKAALAAVIISAVVPMFDAGIFRMLWRVKRLDLVPLCVTFLLCFWEVQYGIVAGVLVSGVLLLYSIARPPIKVLEGDVLLVQPQSSLHFPAIECLRDTVCNRALAAASPPRFVILDCSHISSIDYTVVVGLAELLQELRKRGLSLAFCSLQDPVLQVLLSADLEGFQHFPSREEAERCRGAEPGGGGAAPFASTSESSLLPAGLIQ; this is translated from the exons ATGCGCCGGGAGCTGCCGGCCCCGCGGCAGGGAACGGGGTCGGCCCGGCGGCTCCCGCGCAGCCCCGGCAGAGCCGCCCCCGGCACCGCGGGGGTGCCCGGCCCGCCTGGCCCCGGCCCGCTCTGCGGGGGCGTCCTGCCGCCTCCCGGGCCGGCTGCCGGCCCTCTTCTGCCCCGGCCAGCGGGCGGCTCCGGAccgggcgggcggggcggggcaggAGGGGCGGCCGGGCTGGGGGACGCCGCTCCGGCCATGCCCGCGGAGGGTCCCCGGCAGCGCGGGCAGAGCTGCCCGTGCCCGGGGGTGCAGACGAAGCTGCCGGTCCTGCGCTGGCTCCCGCGCTATTccctggcctggctgcagctcgACCTGATCGCCGGCCTGACCGTGGGGCTCACCGTCGTGCCGCAGGCGCTGGCGTACGCCGAGGTGGCCGGGCTGCCGCTCCAG AacatcctggggctgcagggaatCCCTCGGCAGTTTTTCCTGCAGGTGTATGAAACGCTACGGAGGATCGGGGACACCAG GGCCGGGGACGCTGTCCTGGGGCTGGCCTGCCTGGCCGCGCTGGCAGGGCTCCGGGCGATGAAGAGCCACCTGCCCCAAACTGCCCGTACGGAGTCGCTGGCTGCCAGGGTCAGCTACCTGATCGTCTGGACCTCTGCCACGG cacGCAACGCCCTCATAGTCCTGTTTGCTGGGCTGGTTGCTTACTCCTTCCAGGTGATGGGCTCCCAGCCGTTCATGCTCACCGGCAGCATCCCCCAGGGCCTCCCTGCCTTCCGGCTGCCGTGCTTCTCCATGACTGCACCCAATGGCACCATCCCCTTCAGGAGCATGGTGGAG GACATGGGGGTCGGGCTGGCCGTGGTCCCGCTCATGGGCCTGCTGGAGACCGTTGCGATTGCCAAGGCTTTTG CCTCGCAGAACGATTACAGGATTGACCCcaaccaggagctgctggctaTGG GCTTCGCCAACATCTTGGGCTCCTTCGTCTCATCGTATCCCATCACGGGCAGCTTTGGCCG GACAGCAGTGAACGCACAATCGGGCGTCTGCACCCCCGCGGGAGGGCTCGTCACAG GCGCCCTGGTCCTGCTCTCGCTGGCGTACCTCACCTCGCTCTTCTACTACATCCCCAAAGCAGCGCTGGCCGCTGTCATCATCTCAGCTGTGGTCCCCATGTTTGACGCTGGGATCTTCAGGATGCTCTGGCGGGTTAAGA GGCTGGACCTTGTACCCCTCTGCGTGACGTTCTTGCTCTGTTTCTGGGAGGTCCAGTACGGCATCGTGGCCGGGGTGCTGGTCTCAGGGGTTCTCCTGCTCTACTCCATTGCCAGGCCCCCAATAAAG GTGTTGGAGGGGGACGTGCTCCTCGTGCAGCCGCAGAGCAGCCTGCACTTCCCAGCCATCGAGTGCCTCCGGGACACCGTGTGCAACCGCGCCCTGGCAG CAGCATCTCCACCACGCTTTGTCATCCTGGACTGTTCTCACATCAGCAGCATCGATTACAcggtggtggtggggctggcagagctgctgcaggagctgcgcAAGCGTGGCCTCTCGCTGGCCTTCTGCAGCCTGCAG GACCCTGTTCTCCAAGTCCTGCTGTCCGCAGACTTAGAAGGATTCCAGCATTTCCCCAGCCGGGAGGAGGCAG AGCGGTGCAGAGGAGCGGAGCCGGGGGGTGGTGGGGCAGCCCCCTTTGCCAGCACCAGCGAGAGCTCACTGCTGCCCGCGGGGCTCATCCAGTGA